In one Mucilaginibacter ginsenosidivorax genomic region, the following are encoded:
- a CDS encoding DUF434 domain-containing protein, producing MSDQQSETRRNRGKDPHDEALFGRPKELEKLLQALQDMHYLLNKDYPPRATLALVGNRYRLRQRQILALQGMACSAKDIQNRKNKEVAATGIRNKTVYVDGFNIVIILESLLSGGYVFKGLDGCYRDISSVHGSYKRVRQTEEVLIMLGKALHELGAERVNWIFDAPVSNSGRLKTLCYEIAAQQGFLWDVYLDNAPDKFLIAENRLIVSSDAWVLNGCYAWFNLASYIINHFIDSNVTVNIINQEGG from the coding sequence ATGAGCGACCAACAATCCGAAACCCGCCGAAACCGGGGCAAAGACCCGCACGACGAAGCGCTTTTTGGCAGGCCAAAAGAGCTTGAAAAACTGTTGCAGGCTTTGCAGGATATGCATTATTTGCTCAATAAAGATTACCCTCCACGGGCAACGCTGGCATTGGTAGGCAACAGGTACCGGTTAAGGCAGCGGCAGATACTGGCACTGCAGGGTATGGCTTGTTCGGCAAAAGATATCCAAAACCGTAAAAATAAAGAAGTAGCAGCTACCGGTATACGGAATAAAACCGTTTATGTAGATGGATTCAATATTGTTATTATACTGGAATCTCTTTTATCGGGCGGATATGTTTTTAAGGGGTTAGACGGCTGCTACCGCGATATTTCGTCGGTACACGGATCATATAAACGGGTAAGGCAAACCGAAGAAGTACTTATTATGCTGGGTAAAGCATTGCATGAACTTGGTGCCGAACGGGTGAACTGGATATTTGACGCGCCGGTATCTAACAGCGGCCGGCTTAAAACTCTTTGTTATGAAATAGCGGCGCAACAGGGCTTTTTATGGGACGTTTATTTAGACAACGCCCCAGATAAATTTTTAATTGCCGAAAATCGGCTCATCGTAAGTTCAGATGCCTGGGTGCTTAACGGTTGCTACGCCTGGTTTAACCTTGCCTCCTACATCATTAACCACTTTATCGATAGTAACGTGACGGTGAATATTATTAACCAGGAGGGTGGGTGA
- a CDS encoding UPF0158 family protein, whose protein sequence is MHLVKEITPEIIKDIAEMLDMGMICFYHKPTGTMDYYPDEMKNPGYDEEPLAEIIDKIDENYGEYQRFEGMSSRESFKVMEDFIAGINHIPTHNKFIDAISRKKPFANFNHLLQYHPGLREEWFKYKLARGIEYVKDQIG, encoded by the coding sequence ATGCATTTAGTAAAAGAAATAACACCCGAAATTATAAAAGATATTGCCGAGATGCTGGATATGGGTATGATTTGTTTTTATCATAAACCCACAGGTACTATGGATTATTACCCGGATGAAATGAAGAATCCGGGCTATGACGAAGAGCCCTTGGCAGAGATTATTGATAAAATTGACGAAAACTATGGCGAGTACCAACGATTTGAGGGAATGAGCAGCCGTGAGTCATTTAAAGTTATGGAAGATTTTATTGCCGGTATTAATCACATACCTACACACAACAAGTTTATTGATGCTATATCGCGCAAAAAGCCGTTTGCCAATTTCAATCACCTGCTGCAATACCATCCTGGTTTGCGCGAGGAATGGTTTAAATATAAGTTGGCGCGAGGTATTGAATATGTAAAAGACCAAATAGGATAG
- a CDS encoding SWIM zinc finger family protein, translated as MFTLQNFEKQLNAVMLQRGKQYHEEGAVAELEENAGRWAAEVEGTETYNISVMLKNDKEIVAYHCDCPYDGAICKHVIAVLFEIRDELATRIIVPNKGAKKNQFEDLLLKISADEYRVFIKDYALSNKDFKRALELFFAEKDGRIDTGKLYADSIKKLIKKHMAKGYMDYRSAAGLAKEVNQLIDKGFDFANKRNFVEAFVIAGVVLKEMMQVITYGDDSSGALGDAIFGTIQLIDQIALSVDAVMDMKTRVFKFLQAELSDAVYFDYGDFGYELMDIFQTLAIELNLHQEFLAWIDAWLPRLTGDYGSYRLEHFKTTKIEFLEAIGRHTEAEALIELNMEIVEVRQAEVDKVISSQDYERAKKLINDGIKIAEDKRHPGTVSQWQKQLLRIALLENDVPLTRKYYRAFAFDRQFDVKYYRALKATYDAEEWGKIVEDIIAGIKTETTKKHGKRTWHPFDSYLLSALSPIYIEERFTDRLFELVKNEKDIDRLMVYHEHLVFSYAHELLQLYIPALERQADKADNRSHYAQLAGNMKKIMKALAFGKEQVIELAKKLKQKYPRRPAMVEELNRVIN; from the coding sequence ATGTTTACACTGCAAAATTTTGAGAAACAACTAAATGCCGTAATGCTGCAAAGAGGAAAGCAGTATCATGAAGAAGGAGCAGTTGCCGAGCTGGAAGAAAACGCAGGCCGCTGGGCCGCGGAAGTTGAAGGGACTGAAACATACAACATATCGGTAATGCTGAAAAACGATAAGGAAATTGTAGCCTACCATTGTGATTGCCCCTATGATGGCGCCATTTGTAAGCACGTAATAGCGGTTCTTTTTGAAATAAGAGACGAATTAGCAACACGTATAATAGTACCAAATAAGGGCGCAAAGAAAAATCAGTTTGAAGATTTACTGTTGAAGATTAGTGCCGATGAATACCGGGTTTTTATTAAAGATTACGCGTTAAGCAATAAAGATTTTAAAAGGGCACTTGAGTTGTTTTTTGCCGAAAAAGACGGCCGCATTGATACCGGTAAACTATATGCCGATTCAATTAAAAAGCTCATTAAAAAACATATGGCCAAAGGTTATATGGACTACCGTTCTGCCGCCGGTTTAGCCAAAGAAGTAAACCAGCTAATTGATAAGGGGTTTGATTTTGCCAACAAGCGTAACTTTGTAGAAGCTTTTGTAATAGCCGGCGTTGTGTTAAAGGAAATGATGCAGGTAATAACTTATGGCGACGATTCAAGCGGTGCTTTAGGCGATGCTATTTTTGGCACCATCCAACTTATAGACCAAATAGCTTTATCTGTTGATGCCGTTATGGATATGAAAACGCGCGTGTTTAAGTTTTTACAAGCGGAGCTCAGCGATGCGGTATACTTTGATTATGGCGATTTTGGATATGAGTTGATGGATATTTTTCAAACTTTAGCAATTGAGCTAAACCTGCACCAGGAGTTTTTAGCCTGGATTGATGCCTGGTTGCCCCGGTTAACAGGGGATTATGGCAGTTACCGGCTTGAGCATTTTAAGACAACCAAAATTGAGTTTTTGGAAGCTATAGGAAGGCACACTGAAGCCGAAGCGCTGATTGAGCTAAATATGGAAATTGTGGAAGTGAGGCAGGCCGAGGTTGATAAAGTAATAAGCAGCCAGGACTATGAGCGGGCAAAAAAACTGATAAACGATGGTATAAAAATAGCAGAAGATAAAAGGCATCCGGGTACCGTTTCGCAGTGGCAGAAACAACTGTTGCGCATAGCATTGTTAGAAAATGATGTGCCCTTAACGCGTAAATATTACAGAGCATTTGCTTTCGACCGTCAGTTTGATGTTAAGTATTACCGGGCGTTAAAAGCAACTTATGATGCGGAGGAATGGGGGAAAATAGTTGAGGATATTATCGCCGGCATTAAAACCGAAACCACAAAAAAGCATGGTAAAAGAACCTGGCACCCGTTTGACAGCTATTTGCTTTCGGCACTATCACCAATTTATATTGAAGAAAGGTTTACCGACCGGTTGTTTGAACTGGTAAAAAATGAAAAAGATATTGACCGGCTTATGGTATACCATGAACACCTGGTGTTTTCATATGCCCACGAGTTATTACAGCTTTATATCCCGGCCCTGGAACGGCAGGCTGATAAAGCCGACAATCGGAGCCATTACGCACAGTTAGCCGGAAATATGAAAAAGATCATGAAAGCCCTCGCCTTCGGAAAAGAGCAAGTAATTGAGCTTGCAAAAAAACTGAAGCAAAAATATCCCCGCCGCCCCGCTATGGTTGAAGAATTGAACAGGGTGATTAATTGA
- a CDS encoding HopJ type III effector protein, with product MKEQLLTLINSSKQGSLLFNEVINLIETYYNHQPTAFKNGDAYNQATQNQGSAKVFYCAQLNNISAADTLWLFAEHYQSVLANPDATDHQNIRQFMAHGWDGVVFEGDALSAK from the coding sequence ATGAAAGAGCAATTGCTTACATTAATTAACTCATCCAAACAAGGATCACTGCTGTTTAACGAAGTTATAAATTTGATAGAAACTTATTATAATCATCAGCCAACTGCCTTTAAAAATGGCGACGCGTATAACCAGGCCACGCAAAACCAGGGGAGTGCAAAAGTTTTTTACTGTGCCCAACTGAATAACATCAGCGCGGCAGACACCCTATGGTTATTTGCCGAACATTACCAGTCGGTATTGGCTAACCCGGATGCAACAGACCACCAAAATATAAGGCAGTTTATGGCTCATGGATGGGATGGTGTTGTTTTTGAAGGTGATGCGCTGAGCGCGAAATAG
- a CDS encoding flavin reductase family protein produces the protein MKLKTIDASSLTPAEMQVYLHYAIAPRPICFVSTIDKNGQVNLSPFSFFNVFSINPPICVFSPTSRARDNTTKHTLENVLEVPECVINVVNYDMVQQTYLTSMDYKKGVNEFSKAGFTELASETIKPPRVAESTVQLECIVNDVISLGKNGGAGNLVIAEVKRMHINEAILDANGTIDPHKIDLVARLGGDWYCRVTSDNLFKIAKPTGSAGMGIGVDAFPEEVKYSKVLTGNNLGLLGLVETLPSDEEVKAFSETDEMKELADASIADSHTRTLQLHLKARQLLDDGRVMDAWKVLLM, from the coding sequence ATGAAGTTAAAAACTATTGATGCATCATCACTGACACCGGCCGAAATGCAGGTTTATTTGCACTATGCCATTGCACCCCGGCCAATATGCTTTGTATCCACTATTGACAAAAACGGCCAGGTTAATTTAAGTCCGTTTAGTTTTTTTAATGTTTTTAGTATCAATCCACCGATATGTGTTTTTTCGCCAACAAGCAGGGCGCGGGATAATACCACTAAACACACGCTTGAAAACGTTTTGGAAGTGCCTGAATGCGTAATTAATGTTGTGAACTACGATATGGTGCAACAGACGTATTTAACCAGTATGGATTACAAAAAAGGCGTAAATGAATTTTCGAAAGCGGGGTTTACTGAATTGGCTTCGGAGACGATAAAACCACCAAGGGTAGCAGAATCGACCGTTCAACTGGAATGTATAGTGAATGATGTGATATCCTTAGGGAAAAACGGGGGAGCGGGTAACCTGGTTATTGCCGAGGTGAAACGGATGCATATCAACGAAGCGATTTTGGATGCCAATGGCACAATAGACCCGCATAAAATAGACCTGGTGGCCCGTTTAGGCGGCGATTGGTATTGCAGGGTAACCAGCGATAACTTATTTAAGATTGCTAAACCAACAGGCAGTGCCGGAATGGGTATTGGTGTGGATGCTTTTCCTGAAGAGGTTAAATACTCCAAAGTATTAACCGGGAATAACCTGGGATTATTGGGACTTGTTGAAACGCTACCATCCGATGAGGAGGTAAAAGCTTTTAGTGAAACCGATGAAATGAAAGAACTGGCTGATGCCTCCATCGCTGACAGCCACACCCGCACCCTACAGCTGCATTTAAAAGCCAGGCAATTGTTAGATGACGGCCGGGTAATGGATGCCTGGAAGGTGTTGTTGATGTAG
- a CDS encoding response regulator: MPSSDFKKHQLNGPARNEPLLSFGEPGFEFITRLAALTCEAPIAMVSLLDENNAWTHAKTFPEAPESPGYSDFCDYAVKEQTLFEVPDTQNDERFKLNPLAARLHPVKFYAGLPLINNEGNTLGILSVMGYEPGQLSAAQHESMQLLAQEATTLITERRQKQEFQNFEKLFNLSADLICIAGTDGYFKRVNPAFKSTFGWDDTYILAIPYLELVHPDDLKAAQEDVTGMISDKKVRQVTYRTRTKSGRYKAIRWETTPDPNTGNLFCIGRDVTDEKLKEQQLAVSEERLRVFFENSQGLMCTHDLSGRFLSVNMAGASLLGYTLAEILTLSLFDIVPANRHAQLTGYLKEIRDKGGARGQMVTRHKDGSPRIWMFNNILEQQGDQAYVIGNAIDITEKHFLERNLERTRQMLEETGKVARIGGWEYNVQRQKIEWTTVTKQIYGVPADYEPDLSGIINFYKAGESRDKISAAANLAMADGPPWDLEIQIVTPAGEELWVRSLGQAEFANGVCQRLFGTIQDIEQQKRAETELLNEKAILSAFVEHSPSPIAMADTNMRFIAVSRQYLQDYGLGDRNIIGLTPYEVFGPASETNRATHQRVLNGDIIRREEVLVKLPGMEEEQYLNIEMRPWYRFDGTIGGIMTSSEIITSIVKQRDELQDAKQLADQASIAKSEFLANMSHEIRTPLNGVIGFTDLVLKTQLNETQHQYLSIVNQSANALLSIINDILDFSKIEAGKLELDIEKCDLYDIGSQATDIITYQVQKKGLEMLLNIPYNLPRFIWVDSVRLKQILINLLSNAAKFTAAGEIELKIEEIAASAPLPGTMFRFSVRDTGIGIKPEKQDKIFEAFSQEDGSTTKKYGGTGLGLTISNKLLGLMDSKLQLESWPGKGSTFYFDIQLRAEQGEPISWENIGMVKRVLVVDDNDNNRLIIKQMLLLRQIATTEAKNGFEALQLLAAGEHYDVIVIDYHMPYMDGLETIKKIRESFNDSATGQPIILLHSSSDDEKVIRSCEELKVNHRMVKPIKTEDIYNALSRLHQKTTIETKPDEPAATVAEIMGNLTILVAEDNAVNMLLAKTIIRRIAPNARIQEAGNGLEALACCRLHWPDLILMDVQMPEMNGYEATRQIRAIQQGRQVPIIALTAGNVKSEREKCLEAGMDDFIVKPVVEETILDVFHKWLGSFDSPETPKQGQDFQVSTPVHFDIQQVKSYFDEDEDAIKELLSLTKTELTESLSLLQGNIGPADLKKLNLHGHKLYGTAVTAGLNQLAQLARELEYAPVFVKADIEILLKQIVTEINMVVSLLQKEIVS; the protein is encoded by the coding sequence ATGCCCAGTTCTGACTTTAAAAAACACCAATTGAACGGCCCGGCCCGGAATGAGCCATTGCTTTCTTTTGGCGAACCAGGATTTGAGTTTATTACCCGGCTGGCTGCACTCACCTGCGAGGCGCCGATAGCAATGGTTTCCCTGCTTGATGAAAATAATGCCTGGACGCATGCTAAAACATTCCCCGAAGCGCCGGAAAGCCCCGGATACTCGGACTTTTGCGACTATGCCGTAAAAGAACAAACACTGTTTGAAGTACCCGACACCCAGAACGATGAGCGTTTTAAGCTAAACCCGCTGGCCGCCAGGCTGCACCCGGTAAAATTTTACGCTGGCCTGCCGTTAATCAATAATGAAGGGAATACGCTTGGCATTTTAAGTGTGATGGGATATGAACCGGGCCAGCTATCAGCAGCGCAGCATGAATCGATGCAACTGTTGGCGCAGGAGGCAACAACATTAATTACAGAACGCCGGCAAAAACAGGAGTTTCAAAATTTCGAAAAGCTGTTTAATTTATCGGCCGACCTGATTTGCATTGCGGGGACAGATGGATATTTTAAAAGAGTTAACCCCGCGTTTAAATCAACTTTTGGATGGGATGATACCTATATTTTGGCTATCCCCTACCTGGAACTGGTACACCCAGACGACCTGAAAGCCGCCCAGGAGGATGTTACCGGGATGATATCGGATAAAAAAGTACGGCAGGTAACCTACCGCACCAGGACTAAATCCGGAAGATACAAGGCCATTCGCTGGGAAACCACACCCGACCCTAATACCGGCAACCTGTTTTGCATAGGACGCGATGTAACCGACGAGAAATTAAAAGAACAGCAACTGGCCGTAAGCGAGGAAAGGCTGCGTGTTTTTTTTGAGAATTCGCAAGGGCTCATGTGCACCCATGACCTGTCTGGCCGTTTCCTGTCGGTAAATATGGCCGGGGCTTCGCTTTTGGGTTATACCCTTGCCGAAATTTTAACTTTAAGTTTGTTTGATATCGTACCGGCCAATCGTCATGCGCAGTTAACCGGGTACTTAAAAGAGATAAGGGACAAAGGGGGCGCCAGGGGCCAGATGGTTACCCGGCACAAGGATGGCAGCCCCCGGATATGGATGTTTAACAACATCCTTGAGCAACAGGGAGACCAGGCCTACGTAATAGGTAATGCCATTGATATTACCGAAAAACACTTCCTGGAAAGAAACCTGGAGCGCACCCGGCAAATGCTGGAAGAAACCGGCAAAGTAGCCCGAATAGGCGGCTGGGAATATAATGTACAGCGCCAAAAAATTGAATGGACAACAGTTACTAAACAGATATATGGCGTGCCCGCCGATTACGAGCCTGATTTGAGTGGTATCATCAATTTTTATAAAGCCGGCGAAAGCCGCGATAAAATTTCGGCTGCTGCTAACCTTGCCATGGCAGATGGCCCCCCCTGGGACCTGGAGATACAAATTGTAACCCCCGCCGGCGAAGAGCTTTGGGTAAGGAGTTTAGGCCAGGCCGAATTTGCAAACGGTGTTTGCCAACGGCTGTTTGGTACCATCCAGGATATTGAACAACAAAAAAGAGCAGAAACCGAATTACTGAACGAAAAAGCCATTTTATCGGCCTTTGTTGAACATTCGCCTTCACCTATTGCTATGGCCGATACAAATATGCGGTTTATAGCGGTAAGCAGGCAATATTTGCAGGATTATGGTTTAGGCGACCGGAACATTATAGGCTTAACACCCTATGAAGTATTTGGCCCTGCCAGCGAAACCAACCGGGCAACACATCAACGGGTTTTAAACGGCGACATAATAAGACGCGAGGAAGTGCTGGTTAAATTGCCGGGCATGGAGGAAGAACAATACCTGAACATTGAAATGCGGCCCTGGTACCGGTTTGATGGCACAATAGGCGGTATCATGACCTCCTCCGAGATTATAACCTCCATTGTAAAACAACGGGACGAACTACAGGACGCCAAACAACTGGCAGACCAGGCCAGTATTGCCAAATCGGAATTCCTGGCCAATATGAGCCATGAAATCCGGACGCCGCTGAACGGTGTTATCGGATTTACCGACCTGGTTTTAAAAACACAGCTCAACGAAACCCAGCACCAGTATCTTTCTATTGTCAATCAATCGGCCAACGCGCTGTTAAGCATTATCAATGATATCCTGGATTTTTCAAAAATAGAGGCAGGGAAACTGGAACTGGATATTGAAAAATGCGACCTATACGATATCGGTTCGCAGGCAACAGATATTATTACCTACCAGGTTCAGAAAAAAGGGCTGGAAATGCTCCTGAACATCCCCTACAATTTACCAAGGTTTATTTGGGTCGACTCCGTTCGGCTAAAACAAATCCTGATCAACCTGCTCAGCAACGCTGCCAAGTTTACTGCAGCCGGCGAGATTGAGTTAAAAATAGAAGAAATTGCAGCGTCGGCTCCCCTGCCCGGAACCATGTTCCGCTTTAGCGTAAGGGACACGGGTATCGGGATAAAACCCGAAAAACAGGACAAAATATTTGAGGCCTTTTCGCAGGAAGATGGGTCGACTACAAAAAAATATGGCGGCACCGGCCTTGGCCTTACCATTTCCAATAAACTGCTTGGGTTAATGGATAGCAAACTGCAACTGGAAAGCTGGCCGGGCAAGGGCAGCACCTTTTATTTTGATATCCAATTGCGGGCAGAGCAAGGCGAGCCCATTAGCTGGGAAAATATCGGCATGGTAAAAAGGGTGCTCGTTGTTGACGATAACGATAACAACCGGCTAATTATAAAGCAAATGCTGTTGCTAAGGCAAATTGCAACTACCGAGGCAAAAAACGGTTTCGAAGCCCTGCAACTGCTGGCCGCAGGCGAGCATTACGATGTAATTGTGATAGACTACCACATGCCGTATATGGACGGGCTGGAAACTATTAAAAAGATCAGGGAAAGCTTTAACGATTCTGCTACCGGCCAGCCCATCATTTTATTACACAGCTCATCCGACGACGAAAAGGTGATCAGGTCATGCGAAGAATTGAAGGTGAACCACCGGATGGTTAAACCCATCAAAACCGAGGATATATACAACGCCTTATCCCGGTTGCATCAGAAAACTACCATCGAAACTAAGCCCGATGAACCCGCTGCAACTGTTGCCGAAATAATGGGCAACCTAACCATACTGGTTGCCGAGGATAACGCTGTAAACATGTTACTGGCTAAAACTATCATTCGGCGGATTGCGCCGAATGCCCGGATCCAGGAAGCGGGTAATGGCCTGGAAGCCCTGGCCTGTTGCCGGTTACATTGGCCCGATTTGATTTTAATGGATGTGCAGATGCCGGAGATGAATGGGTACGAAGCTACGCGGCAAATCCGTGCAATACAGCAGGGCCGCCAGGTACCTATTATTGCCTTAACGGCAGGTAATGTAAAAAGCGAAAGGGAAAAATGCCTGGAAGCCGGTATGGACGATTTTATTGTTAAACCGGTTGTTGAAGAAACTATATTGGATGTATTTCATAAATGGCTGGGCTCTTTTGATTCTCCGGAAACACCAAAACAAGGTCAGGATTTCCAGGTAAGCACACCTGTACATTTTGATATACAACAGGTAAAAAGTTATTTTGATGAGGATGAAGACGCTATAAAAGAGTTGCTCAGCCTTACAAAAACAGAATTAACCGAATCACTTTCCCTGTTACAGGGAAACATCGGGCCGGCAGATCTGAAAAAATTAAACTTGCATGGCCACAAACTTTATGGCACCGCGGTAACCGCTGGTTTAAACCAACTGGCCCAACTGGCAAGGGAGCTGGAGTATGCGCCTGTTTTTGTAAAGGCAGATATCGAGATCCTCTTAAAGCAAATCGTCACCGAAATCAACATGGTAGTCAGCTTGTTACAGAAGGAAATAGTTAGTTAG